GCAAACAACAAATCTCATATTTACTTAGCCAAAATGGAACAAGAAAGATCAATGGATATTAGTCTTAAAGATCTCTCTAAGCAACTTGAAGATTTTGCTAAGGTTAGAAATTGGGAAAAGTATCATAGCCCTAGGAATTTGCTACTTGCCATGGTAATTAATCCTTTTACTATAattttcatatctttttttGTCTTCAATATGATTAATAGAGATAGCGTTTACTGATTACTTTTAAGTGATATAGTAGAAAAATAGTCACTATCATAgagtttaaaatttcaaaagtgaAGTTTTATGACAGTCATATTTTGGCGTTTaaactttattgtttttcaatttcaagggttaaaaaatagttatttgtGAGTTTTTATTGCGATTCAGAAGCGGATTCAAGTTTCatgatatattctctttttgagtttcttaaaattaaatatataatacttttatgaatttattgttCTTCCTTCgaaaatttttaatgaatttatttttctagaGAATATTTTTCGAACATTttttccaatataatatcaaaaagtaTCTTACTAAGACACACACTAGGTGATGAGACAGCCACATAATGTGTATGAAAAATGGTAGTTGGTACCACTAGACAATCACACAATGTTTCTTGATTCCTATTGTATCTTGGCAATGTTTGGCACACAAGAAAAAACATATCTCTCCATTTGTTCATAAGAttcaagaaagagaaaaataatttgcatTCCCTTTGAttgtaaatattcataaaattatcatatttcgAATGTAGTCTAGGGGTCAATGAAGTGAAATAAGAACGTAGTTTAAgttcaaatattaatataggCAAAAACACTAGTTTGATCTATACCTTGTCTGTTTAAATTTTAGTGGACATAGTTATTCAATACTTGTGTTTGTGTGAGATTGCAGGTATCCTAAGTGATTAGTTAGGTTGGCAAAATCAAATTCAACCCGCCCAACCCTACCAAACCCACTTAAATTTGGGTCGATTATTGACCCGCCCATTGGGTTGGGTTGGGTTGGGTTGTATCTTGATCCTTTTATTGTCTTAACCTATTTTGACATGCCCTAATTTAATCCAACCCGTCCAATTGCCACCCATATGATTAGTCAAGATACATTCAACCTAATCTAAACACCATATTTACcgattaaaaaatatacattaagAGATTAAAGATGTAAACCGATCTGATTGATTGAAGATTAAATATGCTTAATCAAATATGATAAcgataaaaaatcatataatatttcttttttttgtccAATTGAAAATTCAGGTAGGTGAAGTAGGGGAATTATCAGAAATATTCCAATGGAGAGGAGAAGTGGATAAAGGGTTACCAAATTGGGAAGAATCAGATAAAGAGCATCTTGGTGAAGAATTATCTGATGTTTTGCTTTATCTCGTTAGATTGGCTGATATTTGTGGCATTGATCTTGCTCATGCTGCTACtaaaaaaattctcaagaactcTATCAAATATCCTGAGCCTAAAGTATTTTTACAGGACGAGGATTCATATAACTGATCTCAATAACATATTTCAGATCGAgtcataataataacaattattattgttatttttttctttactaagTGTGTATCATGACGAGAAGAGTTTTTTGTTTGGTAATGAgactagaaataaaaaaaatatatacgaCAAAAAAGTGTCTTGATTGTCGATATCGaggttgaatgaatcattccaCCTGGCAATAGCAAAAGCAAGGAGGAATTCCACTTTGAAAGGAAAAAAGCAGTTCCAAACGAAGGATTCAACTGATCTTATGCTTTATTTCAAGCAAATTGAGATCGATTAAGTTGATCTGAGTCGTGCTGTTGACATTGAGATATTTTATATAGGGAGGATTTATCATATGGAAAATATTAGCTTATTGTGATcttcctcttttattttattttttgttcgaATTTGTGACTGtgtcaatataaaaaatatttcactttattCGGAGGCAAGAGGTTCAATTAAATCTAATTTGATAGATGATTAACTAGCACATCGCTTGTGTTTTAGCTAAGAGTATTTTTATTCGGACGGTATTTcactattatatttttacacaTCGACTAAATATTAATAATCGTTTCCAAAATTGATTATTCGAATAATATTTTaacgaaaataaataaatatgaagaacCAAAATTGagcataaatttctaattcccGCACATATCGTAAAAGCAGCGGTTAATTTTAAAAACCGTTGAACTCCCTTTTATCTTCTCTTAATTTTTGCATCTCTCACAAAtgcaataataattaattctaaaaaaaataattattatatttcatttctcataaaaaaaattttatatgtgactgaaaaaaaaattagacacAAAAATCATCTGACCTGCAAATCTTATTGTGTTCTACAGgttctttttctattatttttctaatcatctggtttgttttttttttctcctatttttgttttattgg
The nucleotide sequence above comes from Solanum pennellii chromosome 9, SPENNV200. Encoded proteins:
- the LOC107030584 gene encoding dCTP pyrophosphatase 1-like; the encoded protein is MLSLIHFYGYNILPFPNVNKFSPLKSKTRAFANNKSHIYLAKMEQERSMDISLKDLSKQLEDFAKVRNWEKYHSPRNLLLAMVGEVGELSEIFQWRGEVDKGLPNWEESDKEHLGEELSDVLLYLVRLADICGIDLAHAATKKILKNSIKYPEPKVFLQDEDSYN